A single Nomascus leucogenys isolate Asia chromosome 14, Asia_NLE_v1, whole genome shotgun sequence DNA region contains:
- the LOC115838242 gene encoding serine/threonine-protein kinase ULK2-like, whose product MVFDFVCLNIYVTPFVPAKGTLSEDTISVFLHQIAAAMRILHSKGIIHRDLKPQNILLSYASRRKSSISGIRIKIADFGFARYLHSNMMAATLCGSPMYMAPEVIMSQHYDAKADLWSIGTVIYQCLVGKPPFQANSPQDLRMFYEKNRSLMPS is encoded by the exons ATGGTATTTGATTTTGTGTGCTTAAATATTTACGTGACTCCTTTTGTACCAGCGAAAGGAACTCTCAGTGAAGATACCATCAGCGTGTTTCTGCATCAGATTGCTGCTGCCATGCgaattctgcacagcaaaggaatcATCCACAGAGATCTCAAACCACAGAACATCTTGCTGTCCTATGCCAGTCGCAGAAAATCAAGCATCAGTGGTATTCGCATCAAAATAG CGGATTTTGGTTTTGCTCGTTACCTACATAGTAACATGATGGCTGCAACACTGTGTGGATCCCCGATGTACATG GCTCCTGAGGTTATTATGTCTCAACATTATGATGCTAAGGCTGACTTGTGGAGCATAGGAACAGTGATATACCAATGCCTAGTTGGAAAACCACCTTTTCAG gccaATAGTCCTCAAGACTTAAGGatgttttatgaaaaaaacaGGAGCTTAATGCCTAG ttGA